From the Pectobacterium carotovorum genome, one window contains:
- a CDS encoding DUF2946 domain-containing protein, translated as MLLSALRRRSFPAWVGIFAILTIFVAPVISQTRVLHEREHRVHEHGHHEDERHDNSATAHTSHSGSLAEQPHTGHAMSGHHATPSHHSPSSPSMMMDHAACGYCVLFSYTPALFAAGSLNPILTASLSEALVIHFISRIVLPERYASPVVRAPPF; from the coding sequence ATGCTTTTGTCCGCGCTACGACGGCGAAGTTTCCCAGCCTGGGTCGGCATCTTCGCTATTTTGACCATCTTCGTTGCTCCAGTGATTTCACAAACACGGGTGCTTCACGAGCGTGAGCATCGCGTTCATGAACATGGACATCATGAAGATGAGCGCCATGACAATAGTGCAACAGCGCACACCAGCCACAGCGGCAGTCTAGCGGAGCAACCGCATACCGGACACGCGATGTCCGGGCACCACGCAACGCCATCACACCATTCTCCTTCATCGCCGTCGATGATGATGGATCATGCCGCTTGCGGTTACTGCGTACTCTTTTCGTATACGCCAGCGCTATTCGCAGCAGGATCTCTCAACCCCATACTGACCGCGTCTTTATCTGAAGCGCTGGTTATTCATTTTATCTCCCGTATTGTCCTTCCCGAACGTTACGCTTCCCCAGTAGTGCG